A genomic stretch from Puniceicoccus vermicola includes:
- a CDS encoding inositol monophosphatase family protein — translation MSEVSQEMARRIEKGTEWVRREIPFFRDSFASVDSEWKVDRSRVTEADHGISDRILAGIEESFPDDDGCSEESGQDGKRELKARFSWVLDPVDGTNNFAIGLPNCAISLALLENGFPVYGWVYDYAGNRLIHGGAGRGLFEEDRPLKPRPPEAGGHTPIGLQFPIPEAEVERLTPLMNRERVRSLGSGTMEGVYVALGFLEGAIDYRVKVWDIAAFMAFFPETQTVCRFLGESPFPLRSFDPEMEATPYMAGTEEFFRRMESIISFR, via the coding sequence ATGAGCGAGGTGAGCCAGGAGATGGCTCGGAGAATCGAGAAGGGAACCGAGTGGGTGCGCCGCGAGATTCCTTTCTTCCGCGACTCATTTGCTTCAGTCGATAGCGAGTGGAAGGTGGACCGGAGCCGAGTGACGGAGGCCGATCACGGGATATCGGATCGGATTCTCGCGGGAATCGAGGAATCATTTCCCGACGATGACGGTTGCAGCGAGGAATCGGGGCAGGATGGCAAGCGGGAGCTCAAGGCTCGGTTTAGCTGGGTGCTCGATCCCGTGGATGGAACAAACAATTTCGCCATCGGCTTACCCAATTGTGCGATCTCTCTGGCCTTACTGGAGAATGGTTTTCCGGTTTACGGCTGGGTCTATGACTACGCCGGAAACCGATTGATTCACGGAGGGGCCGGCCGCGGTCTTTTCGAAGAGGATCGACCCCTGAAGCCGCGTCCTCCGGAAGCGGGAGGGCACACGCCGATCGGGCTTCAGTTCCCGATTCCTGAGGCAGAGGTGGAGCGGTTGACCCCACTGATGAATCGGGAGCGTGTCCGGTCACTCGGATCGGGAACCATGGAGGGTGTTTACGTCGCTCTCGGCTTTCTTGAAGGCGCGATTGATTACCGGGTGAAAGTCTGGGATATCGCGGCGTTCATGGCCTTCTTTCCCGAGACCCAAACCGTTTGCCGATTTCTCGGAGAGTCGCCGTTTCCACTGCGTTCTTTTGATCCGGAAATGGAGGCGACTCCCTACATGGCAGGAACTGAGGAGTTCTTTCGCCGAATGGAATCGATCATTTCGTTCCGATAG
- a CDS encoding aminotransferase class III-fold pyridoxal phosphate-dependent enzyme codes for MSSFFDSRLSESRSLFERALQVVPGGIYGHTSPAAGLPGIFPYFAESAEGCRFTDVDGNQYLDFMCGFGPIVLGHQHPEVEEAAARAKAKGNLFNVPSRGFVELAELMVQRVDFADWAVFAKNGSDVTTWALQVAREATGRKKILMLKGAYHGIDAWCAPGYGGIIEEDREHIHRFEWNKLDSLVGMLDSLRDQVAGVFVTPYHHPSFAASEMPENGFLTKVQAECNRRGIVIILDDIRTGFRLHAGGSHRRFGFEPDIACYCKAMGNGFPISSAVGRDSLKTAAAKVFLTGSYWNNADAMAAAATCLTIIERDKVPERIEAIGDRLCRGLTEAAAKHGYVLQCSGPRAAPYPFFEGDQNLRLAQSFCGKAVRKGAFFHPHHNWFLSAAHDEKSIDEAVAIATECLREMSEAGEKA; via the coding sequence GTGTCCTCTTTTTTTGATTCCCGTCTTTCTGAATCGCGTTCGCTCTTCGAGCGCGCCCTCCAGGTCGTGCCCGGAGGGATTTACGGTCATACGAGTCCGGCTGCAGGGCTGCCCGGGATTTTTCCCTACTTCGCGGAATCGGCTGAAGGATGCCGGTTTACCGATGTTGATGGAAACCAGTATCTGGATTTTATGTGTGGCTTTGGCCCAATTGTTCTTGGCCACCAGCATCCGGAAGTGGAGGAAGCGGCAGCTCGGGCGAAGGCGAAAGGGAATCTTTTCAACGTGCCCTCGCGCGGGTTTGTCGAGCTCGCGGAGTTGATGGTCCAGCGGGTGGATTTTGCAGATTGGGCGGTCTTCGCCAAGAACGGTTCCGACGTAACGACATGGGCCCTACAGGTGGCGCGTGAAGCGACGGGAAGAAAAAAGATTCTTATGTTGAAGGGCGCTTACCACGGGATCGACGCTTGGTGCGCTCCGGGGTATGGGGGCATTATCGAAGAAGACCGCGAGCATATTCACCGCTTCGAATGGAATAAGCTCGATTCTCTGGTCGGGATGCTGGACAGCCTCCGGGATCAAGTTGCCGGCGTGTTCGTCACCCCTTACCACCATCCTTCTTTTGCGGCTTCTGAGATGCCGGAGAACGGATTTCTCACCAAGGTCCAGGCTGAGTGTAATCGGCGGGGGATTGTCATAATTCTCGACGACATTCGGACTGGATTCCGGTTGCATGCTGGCGGTTCCCATCGTCGTTTTGGTTTTGAGCCGGACATTGCCTGCTACTGTAAAGCAATGGGGAACGGATTTCCGATTTCTTCAGCCGTGGGAAGGGATTCCCTGAAAACGGCAGCAGCAAAAGTCTTTTTGACTGGAAGTTACTGGAATAACGCAGACGCCATGGCGGCGGCGGCGACCTGCTTGACGATCATTGAACGCGACAAGGTGCCTGAGCGAATCGAAGCCATTGGAGATCGACTTTGCCGGGGATTGACGGAAGCGGCAGCGAAGCATGGATATGTTCTGCAATGTTCGGGGCCGAGGGCAGCGCCATACCCGTTCTTCGAAGGAGACCAGAATTTGCGTCTGGCCCAGAGCTTCTGTGGTAAGGCAGTTCGCAAAGGAGCGTTCTTTCATCCCCATCACAATTGGTTCTTGAGTGCGGCGCACGACGAGAAGTCGATCGACGAGGCGGTGGCAATCGCTACCGAATGCCTCCGCGAGATGTCGGAAGCCGGGGAAAAGGCATGA
- a CDS encoding RluA family pseudouridine synthase produces MKEQDWKKLPWMKGVEVLISGEDWVAVNKPAGVLSHPNGPKDADRAVLSLPWSDETEVFGAPDGDFPEIRLCHRLDGPTSGILLLALADQADWFIKAFEEGRIHKTYRAVVAGRPRSRTFVWKDRLVRGNEEGKLRVRVGGNGMRAETAGSEVGFRRDGIPLSLLKLEPGTGRTHQIRVQAAKHGLPIIGDRNYGDFGANRAFRRKHSTQRLFLHATELSWRREGRKIRVVSTPPEEFSELFPNT; encoded by the coding sequence ATGAAGGAACAGGATTGGAAAAAATTGCCGTGGATGAAGGGGGTCGAGGTATTGATCTCCGGCGAGGATTGGGTCGCCGTGAACAAGCCCGCTGGGGTTCTCTCTCATCCGAATGGACCGAAGGATGCGGATCGAGCGGTCCTGTCATTGCCGTGGTCCGATGAGACGGAAGTGTTCGGGGCTCCAGATGGTGATTTCCCGGAGATCCGTTTGTGCCATCGTCTCGACGGTCCGACGTCGGGGATTCTATTATTGGCGCTGGCCGATCAAGCGGACTGGTTTATCAAGGCGTTCGAAGAGGGTCGGATTCACAAGACCTATCGAGCCGTGGTCGCTGGACGCCCCCGAAGCCGGACCTTTGTTTGGAAGGACCGGTTGGTGCGGGGCAATGAAGAGGGCAAGCTCCGCGTCCGGGTAGGAGGAAATGGGATGCGCGCCGAGACGGCCGGGAGTGAGGTCGGTTTTCGTCGCGATGGCATCCCCCTGAGTCTTTTGAAACTGGAGCCTGGAACGGGCCGGACGCATCAGATCCGAGTGCAGGCTGCCAAGCACGGGCTCCCGATTATTGGAGACCGAAACTATGGGGACTTTGGGGCAAACCGGGCCTTCCGGCGCAAGCACAGCACCCAACGACTTTTCCTCCACGCGACTGAGCTCAGCTGGAGGCGGGAAGGTCGCAAGATCAGGGTTGTCTCGACGCCGCCTGAGGAATTTTCTGAACTTTTCCCGAATACCTGA